A genome region from Natranaeroarchaeum sulfidigenes includes the following:
- a CDS encoding anthranilate phosphoribosyltransferase, with product MAQTSQKYGEWPLKRLMTAVVGSGPKSADDMSRAQAREAFQRILGDEPDQTTLGAFWLANRWKRNTPEELAAYVDVMAEESTVVAEPEADPVDCGANYDGKHSSALLGVAAGVVAAGAGTPIVTHSGDRVPTQKETAYKHVLDELGVRTELDVEESAEMVDETGFGFYYQPAFNPGIDDLFERRDMMGVRTFVNTIETLANPANADVHLGSFYHLAFAKKVVDTFRESEQVSPGKVIMFQGMEGYDDIRPGYTKVAEWEADGTEDGTFEDYEIETPEYGMDFEEEDLQVDDVQADSATITEDVVTGEREDHFADAVALNAAFRIYAGGDADTLDDGLEAARTAIDDGSAAAVLEDLRAF from the coding sequence ATGGCCCAGACGTCCCAGAAGTACGGCGAGTGGCCGCTCAAACGCCTGATGACCGCAGTCGTCGGCTCCGGACCAAAATCCGCGGACGACATGTCTCGCGCGCAGGCCCGAGAGGCCTTTCAGCGAATCCTCGGCGACGAGCCGGACCAGACGACCCTCGGCGCGTTCTGGCTGGCGAACCGCTGGAAGCGAAACACTCCGGAAGAGCTGGCGGCGTACGTCGACGTGATGGCAGAGGAGTCTACGGTCGTCGCCGAACCGGAAGCCGATCCAGTCGACTGTGGAGCAAACTACGACGGCAAACATAGCTCGGCACTGCTCGGGGTCGCCGCGGGCGTCGTCGCCGCCGGAGCAGGAACGCCGATCGTTACCCACAGCGGCGACCGCGTCCCGACCCAGAAGGAAACGGCGTACAAACACGTCCTCGACGAACTCGGCGTCAGAACCGAACTCGACGTCGAGGAGAGCGCCGAGATGGTCGACGAGACTGGCTTTGGTTTCTACTACCAGCCCGCATTCAACCCCGGCATCGACGACCTGTTCGAGCGGCGAGACATGATGGGTGTCCGGACGTTCGTCAACACGATCGAAACACTGGCAAACCCCGCAAACGCCGACGTCCACCTGGGGAGCTTCTACCATCTCGCCTTCGCGAAGAAGGTCGTCGACACCTTCCGCGAGAGCGAGCAGGTCTCGCCCGGCAAAGTGATCATGTTTCAGGGGATGGAAGGCTACGACGACATCCGCCCGGGCTACACGAAAGTCGCCGAGTGGGAAGCTGATGGAACCGAAGACGGTACGTTCGAGGACTACGAGATCGAAACACCCGAGTACGGGATGGACTTCGAGGAGGAAGACCTGCAGGTCGACGACGTGCAGGCCGATTCAGCGACGATCACTGAAGACGTCGTGACGGGTGAGCGTGAGGACCACTTCGCGGACGCTGTCGCACTGAACGCCGCGTTCCGCATCTATGCGGGCGGGGACGCCGACACGCTCGACGATGGGCTCGAAGCGGCCCGAACGGCAATCGATGACGGCAGCGCGGCCGCAGTGCTCGAGGACCTGCGAGCGTTCTGA
- a CDS encoding DNA double-strand break repair nuclease NurA yields MTLDPVQFEGITQLARRITRSVDETDQQQFVDTVWAEFLDPLVDDGRVVLEPLGEQRRCEVPIDDVALQDAEFPSCHGLDSGTINPTSFKNGIVLDVAQAAMASSPSDLDLHRDRTVVVTAHISDPTQDLSTEWTKWDEGHTDRRILQAPRVSRFEESVVHELGLYLAESHHAIEHADTVDDLFVLDGPIYPKGMLNWTDRAPELADLLHDEQEPRDVIENYVELVETFVEKDVPLVGFVKNPTTKAITRTLRDTGQEAPWVNDTAFFTRLLEQVEFVEREGPDGEPRRERTRATDVLTFTNWFRSRGGADRFLSADGDAFGVDRALDPEDYEVTFFPLYDPRDDLLYRIEAPYAFTKSAECRERLAMQLLADVAAERGPPLSVQKADELARISAEGTDSLRSELEAAFETEQMHGYDDRRWGGEEF; encoded by the coding sequence GTGACACTGGATCCGGTACAGTTCGAGGGAATCACACAGCTTGCGAGACGGATCACCCGGTCGGTCGACGAAACCGACCAACAGCAGTTCGTCGACACGGTCTGGGCGGAGTTCCTCGACCCGCTGGTCGACGACGGTCGGGTCGTACTCGAACCGCTCGGCGAGCAGCGCCGCTGTGAGGTGCCGATCGATGACGTCGCCCTGCAGGACGCCGAGTTCCCGTCCTGTCACGGGCTGGACTCCGGGACGATCAACCCGACCTCGTTCAAAAACGGGATCGTATTGGACGTCGCACAGGCCGCCATGGCGTCGAGCCCGTCGGATCTCGACCTGCATCGGGATCGCACAGTGGTCGTCACGGCACACATCAGTGACCCCACCCAGGACCTCTCGACGGAGTGGACGAAGTGGGACGAGGGCCACACCGACCGGCGCATCCTGCAGGCCCCCCGGGTCTCACGGTTCGAGGAGAGCGTCGTCCACGAACTCGGCCTCTATCTCGCCGAGAGCCACCACGCGATCGAACACGCCGACACTGTCGACGATCTGTTCGTCCTCGACGGACCGATCTACCCCAAAGGAATGCTGAACTGGACCGACCGCGCGCCCGAACTCGCGGATCTGCTCCACGACGAGCAAGAGCCCCGCGACGTCATCGAAAACTACGTCGAACTCGTCGAGACGTTCGTCGAGAAGGACGTCCCGCTGGTGGGATTTGTCAAGAACCCGACGACAAAGGCGATCACGCGAACGCTTCGGGACACCGGGCAGGAAGCACCGTGGGTCAACGATACCGCTTTCTTTACCAGACTACTCGAACAGGTCGAGTTCGTCGAGCGCGAGGGGCCGGACGGCGAGCCACGACGGGAGCGTACCCGGGCGACCGATGTCCTCACGTTCACGAACTGGTTTCGCTCGCGCGGCGGTGCGGATCGCTTCCTCAGTGCGGACGGCGACGCCTTCGGCGTCGATCGTGCCCTCGATCCCGAGGATTACGAGGTGACGTTCTTCCCACTCTATGATCCCCGTGACGATCTGCTCTACCGGATCGAGGCCCCCTACGCGTTCACGAAATCGGCCGAGTGTCGCGAGCGGCTGGCGATGCAACTGCTCGCGGATGTCGCGGCCGAGCGAGGGCCGCCGCTTTCGGTGCAAAAAGCCGACGAACTCGCGCGGATCAGCGCCGAGGGGACCGATTCGCTCCGGTCGGAACTCGAAGCGGCGTTCGAGACCGAACAGATGCACGGCTACGACGACCGCCGCTGGGGCGGAGAGGAGTTCTAG
- a CDS encoding arsenate-mycothiol transferase ArsC: MTELTAQTCVAFVCVQNAGRSQMATAFAERERDQRGVADEIEILTGGTQPADHVHEEVVTVMDEEGFDLADRTPKDITPEELQTVDYVITMGCSAQDVCPATWNGENRDWGLDDPDGQGLDAVREIRDEIAGRVEDLFDELLAETKTV; the protein is encoded by the coding sequence ATGACCGAGCTAACAGCCCAGACTTGCGTTGCCTTCGTCTGCGTCCAGAATGCGGGCCGCAGCCAGATGGCCACGGCCTTCGCCGAACGCGAGCGAGACCAGCGCGGCGTCGCCGATGAGATCGAGATCCTCACCGGCGGCACCCAGCCCGCCGATCACGTCCACGAGGAGGTCGTCACGGTGATGGACGAGGAGGGATTCGATCTCGCCGACAGGACACCGAAAGATATCACGCCCGAGGAGCTCCAGACCGTCGACTACGTCATCACGATGGGCTGTTCGGCACAGGACGTCTGTCCGGCGACCTGGAACGGGGAGAACCGCGACTGGGGGCTCGACGATCCTGACGGACAGGGCCTCGATGCCGTCCGTGAGATCAGAGACGAGATTGCCGGGCGCGTCGAGGACCTGTTCGACGAACTGCTCGCCGAGACCAAGACGGTCTGA
- the icd gene encoding isocitrate dehydrogenase (NADP(+)): MSYDKVEVPEEGEPITLADEDTGELDVPENPIIPIIHGDGIGTDVGPAAQKVLDAAAEATGRSISWMRVYAGSSAREKYDENLPEDTVSAIRDHRVAIKGPLTTPVGAGFRSLNVALRQTLDMYANVRPTYHIDGVPSPVKSPEKMDMVTFRENTEDVYSGVEWEAGTDEVEQVRDFLEDDMDIKDVIHDGPVGIGVKPISEFGSKRLIREAIDYAVANDRDSVTLVHKGNIMKFTEGAFRDWGYEVAEEEYGEDVITEDELWEEYDGEQPEGTVVVQDRIADNMLQQILTRTDEYSVIATMNLNGDYMSDAAGAQIGGLGIAPGANFGHGRCLAEPVHGSAPKYAGEDKVNPTAMILSGREMLDYLGWSDAADLVRDAVEETISSGTVTYDLHRQIEGGTKVATSEFADAVVENIEQLS; this comes from the coding sequence ATGAGCTACGACAAGGTCGAAGTCCCCGAGGAGGGGGAACCGATCACTCTTGCTGACGAAGACACCGGCGAACTCGATGTGCCGGAGAACCCGATCATCCCCATTATTCACGGGGACGGAATCGGTACGGACGTCGGTCCCGCGGCACAGAAAGTTCTCGATGCTGCCGCGGAAGCAACTGGCCGTTCGATCTCCTGGATGCGCGTGTACGCAGGCTCGTCCGCCCGCGAAAAGTACGACGAGAACCTGCCCGAGGATACGGTCTCCGCGATCCGCGACCACCGCGTCGCGATCAAGGGTCCGCTGACGACGCCCGTCGGCGCTGGCTTCCGCTCGCTCAACGTCGCGCTTCGGCAGACGCTGGATATGTACGCCAACGTCCGCCCGACCTACCACATCGACGGCGTCCCCTCGCCTGTCAAATCCCCCGAGAAGATGGACATGGTGACGTTCCGGGAAAACACCGAGGACGTCTACTCGGGCGTCGAATGGGAAGCCGGAACTGACGAGGTCGAGCAGGTTCGTGACTTCCTCGAAGACGATATGGACATCAAAGACGTCATCCACGACGGCCCGGTCGGCATCGGCGTCAAGCCGATCTCCGAGTTCGGCTCCAAGCGCCTCATCCGCGAGGCGATCGACTACGCCGTCGCCAACGACCGCGACTCCGTTACCCTCGTCCACAAGGGTAACATCATGAAGTTCACCGAAGGAGCCTTCCGCGACTGGGGCTACGAGGTCGCCGAGGAGGAGTACGGCGAGGACGTCATTACCGAGGACGAACTATGGGAGGAGTACGACGGCGAACAGCCCGAGGGCACGGTTGTCGTGCAGGACCGCATCGCCGACAACATGCTCCAGCAGATCCTCACCCGAACGGACGAGTATTCCGTCATCGCGACGATGAACCTCAACGGCGACTACATGTCCGACGCCGCCGGTGCACAGATCGGCGGGCTCGGCATCGCCCCTGGTGCGAACTTCGGTCACGGTCGCTGTCTCGCAGAGCCAGTCCACGGCTCCGCACCCAAATACGCCGGTGAAGACAAGGTCAACCCGACCGCGATGATCCTCTCGGGCCGCGAGATGCTCGACTATCTGGGCTGGTCCGACGCAGCCGACCTCGTGCGCGACGCCGTCGAGGAGACCATCTCCTCTGGCACCGTCACCTACGATCTCCACCGACAGATCGAGGGCGGCACGAAGGTGGCCACCAGCGAGTTCGCCGATGCCGTCGTCGAGAACATCGAGCAGCTCTCGTAG
- a CDS encoding TIGR00341 family protein codes for MRYIEITVPAGRRQAVIDVLDEEGIDYIVSDETSGREYAAVVRFPLPTRAVEHVLDRLNRVGIGDDSRVVIIDAETVISQQFDDLLDRHSQGGTKGERMSRQVLRTKAEELTPAFPIYVVMLLISAVVATAGLLADSPAVVVGSMVIAPLIGPALAANVGIVTDDDGLKTSGFAYQLSGITIVIAASIGLALLARLAGLEPGGVDIVVAAELQERVSPNLLSLAVALGAGVAGILSLTRGFSEAIVGVMIAAALIPPAAAVGITVAWGMYGAASGAAILVLVNLLSINLAALATLWVAGYRPQGLFEVAPSRRTTYTYGAAFGVGLLVLAAPLVGVTLLDFHTTEVKSAADKEVDSVLEDPQYEDVEVESVEVLLDDDYPLRSIDRVVVTVSDTEPGPKPVLADQLHEAISEHADDAVVEIRYDVTEERGDDRREYVVRTSERE; via the coding sequence ATGAGATACATCGAGATCACGGTACCGGCCGGCCGGCGGCAAGCAGTGATCGACGTCCTCGACGAGGAGGGGATCGACTACATCGTCAGTGACGAAACGAGCGGACGGGAGTACGCGGCAGTCGTCAGGTTCCCGCTCCCCACGCGAGCCGTCGAGCACGTCCTCGATCGACTGAACCGGGTCGGTATCGGCGACGATTCGCGCGTCGTGATCATCGACGCCGAGACGGTCATCTCACAGCAGTTCGACGATCTACTGGATCGCCACTCTCAGGGCGGCACGAAGGGGGAACGAATGTCCAGACAGGTGCTACGGACGAAAGCCGAAGAGCTCACACCGGCGTTTCCCATCTACGTCGTGATGTTGCTCATCAGCGCTGTCGTCGCCACCGCGGGGCTACTTGCGGACTCCCCCGCGGTCGTGGTTGGCTCGATGGTCATCGCGCCGCTAATCGGCCCTGCACTGGCGGCGAACGTCGGAATCGTCACCGACGACGACGGACTCAAGACGTCCGGGTTCGCCTACCAGCTCTCCGGTATCACGATCGTTATCGCCGCCTCGATCGGCCTCGCGCTTCTCGCCCGTCTCGCCGGCCTCGAACCTGGCGGGGTCGATATTGTCGTCGCTGCCGAGTTACAGGAGCGGGTCTCACCGAACCTTCTGTCACTGGCAGTTGCTCTGGGAGCCGGCGTCGCAGGCATCCTGAGCCTCACACGGGGGTTCTCGGAAGCGATCGTCGGCGTGATGATCGCCGCAGCGTTGATCCCGCCTGCCGCTGCGGTCGGGATCACGGTCGCCTGGGGAATGTACGGAGCAGCGAGCGGTGCCGCGATACTCGTACTTGTTAATCTACTATCGATCAATCTGGCGGCACTGGCGACGCTGTGGGTCGCCGGCTACCGTCCGCAGGGACTGTTCGAGGTGGCACCGAGTCGCAGAACGACCTACACGTACGGTGCGGCGTTCGGGGTCGGTCTCCTCGTGCTTGCCGCTCCGCTTGTCGGCGTCACGCTGCTCGATTTTCACACGACTGAAGTGAAATCGGCCGCCGACAAGGAAGTCGATTCCGTGCTGGAAGATCCACAGTACGAGGACGTCGAAGTCGAGTCGGTCGAGGTGTTGCTCGATGACGACTACCCCCTCCGTTCGATCGATCGCGTCGTCGTGACGGTATCGGATACCGAACCCGGCCCGAAGCCGGTGCTGGCCGATCAGCTCCACGAGGCGATCAGCGAGCATGCCGACGACGCCGTCGTCGAGATTCGGTACGACGTCACCGAAGAGCGAGGCGACGATCGGCGCGAGTACGTCGTTCGAACCTCTGAGCGGGAGTAG
- the ahbB gene encoding siroheme decarboxylase subunit beta, translating to MSTQSSDWRESIDDVDASIIDGFQSGFPVVPRPFRVLGEAVNVSEAEALERVERLYERGVFRRFGPVLNPPVIGSSTLAAVQAPEDRFDEITDVINAYPQINHNYRRDHEWNMWFVVTAGSRQRRDEILDDIETRTGCTILNLPMLTDFYINLEFPVVNADRFARETDGPGESGFGSTKVDATRISEDATGDLSEFEAELLLEIQSGFPLSRTPYADIAATLDADVPDVVAGIERLLDAGCIKRIGCVVNHIVTGFDSNCMVVWDVDDEELDERGVAVGDLPYVTLCYHRPRRPELDWEYNLFTMIHGRDAAAVDEKIDELAAEHLPFDHERLYSTETLKQTGARYEELV from the coding sequence ATGAGTACCCAGTCGAGCGACTGGCGCGAGTCGATCGACGATGTTGATGCGTCGATTATCGATGGCTTTCAGAGTGGCTTTCCTGTCGTACCGCGGCCGTTTCGTGTCCTCGGTGAGGCAGTTAATGTTAGCGAAGCGGAGGCGCTCGAACGTGTCGAACGACTGTACGAACGCGGTGTCTTCCGACGATTCGGTCCGGTTCTCAACCCGCCGGTGATCGGCAGTTCGACGCTCGCGGCCGTGCAAGCGCCGGAGGATCGGTTCGACGAGATTACGGATGTGATCAACGCGTACCCACAGATCAACCACAACTACCGCCGTGACCACGAGTGGAACATGTGGTTCGTCGTCACGGCGGGGTCTCGCCAGCGCCGCGACGAAATCCTCGACGATATCGAGACGCGGACCGGCTGTACGATACTGAACTTGCCGATGCTGACCGATTTCTACATCAATCTGGAATTTCCGGTCGTCAACGCCGACCGGTTCGCGCGGGAGACGGACGGACCCGGGGAAAGCGGGTTCGGCTCCACGAAAGTGGACGCGACGCGGATCAGTGAGGACGCAACTGGCGACCTCTCGGAGTTCGAGGCCGAACTACTACTGGAGATCCAGTCGGGCTTTCCGCTCTCGCGGACGCCGTACGCCGACATCGCCGCGACGCTGGACGCCGACGTCCCGGACGTCGTTGCGGGGATCGAGCGTCTGCTCGATGCGGGCTGTATCAAGCGCATCGGTTGTGTCGTCAACCACATCGTCACCGGCTTCGACAGCAATTGTATGGTCGTCTGGGATGTCGACGACGAGGAGCTGGACGAGCGCGGCGTCGCTGTCGGAGACCTACCGTATGTGACGCTGTGTTATCACCGTCCGCGTCGGCCTGAACTCGACTGGGAGTACAACCTGTTCACGATGATTCATGGCCGTGACGCGGCCGCGGTCGACGAAAAGATAGACGAACTGGCGGCCGAGCACCTGCCGTTCGATCACGAGCGGCTGTACTCGACGGAGACGCTGAAACAGACCGGCGCGCGCTACGAGGAACTGGTGTGA
- a CDS encoding DUF5817 domain-containing protein encodes MYAVVGCNACSNLWLVEGRQQTAQCSRCGKTHQFDRLKKFAETDDEDHARELRASMLANRSDHGDAFAAVDSFGELENEIDDAGVSDREYLEGSGLDADEIADAGARTNEQTGSSRTRKETVLDAIRTLDEPTESAVIDYATDHDVPAEYVTRCLDKLAQRGEVSRSRDGYRLL; translated from the coding sequence ATGTACGCGGTCGTCGGCTGTAACGCGTGTAGCAATCTCTGGCTCGTGGAGGGACGACAGCAGACCGCACAGTGTTCTCGCTGTGGGAAGACCCACCAGTTCGACCGCCTGAAGAAGTTCGCCGAGACCGACGACGAGGACCACGCCCGCGAGCTCCGGGCCTCGATGCTCGCGAACCGGAGCGATCACGGCGATGCGTTCGCTGCCGTCGACTCCTTCGGCGAGCTAGAAAACGAGATCGACGACGCCGGCGTTAGTGACCGCGAATATCTTGAGGGATCGGGGCTCGATGCCGACGAGATCGCGGATGCAGGAGCAAGGACCAACGAGCAGACGGGGAGTTCACGAACCAGGAAAGAGACGGTTCTCGACGCCATCCGGACGCTTGATGAGCCGACCGAGAGCGCCGTCATTGATTACGCGACCGATCACGATGTCCCGGCGGAGTACGTCACGAGATGCCTGGACAAACTCGCCCAGCGAGGGGAAGTCTCACGCTCACGGGACGGCTATCGATTGCTCTGA
- a CDS encoding universal stress protein, with amino-acid sequence MGKTVLVAIDGSPQSEEALDHAITEFPDAELVGLTVIDPAEAGYAVEGAVAEFPQGWYDTAEDEAQTVLDEAVDRAAGAGVELRTATEIGRPANTIVRFSDEHDIDHIVMGSHGRTGMSRILLGSVAETVMRRSTVPVTVVR; translated from the coding sequence ATGGGCAAAACTGTACTTGTTGCGATCGACGGATCCCCACAGTCGGAGGAGGCGCTCGATCATGCCATCACGGAGTTCCCCGACGCGGAACTTGTGGGGTTGACGGTTATCGACCCAGCCGAAGCCGGATACGCAGTCGAGGGGGCCGTCGCGGAGTTCCCACAGGGCTGGTACGACACTGCAGAGGACGAAGCGCAGACAGTCCTCGACGAGGCCGTGGACCGTGCTGCCGGGGCTGGCGTCGAACTGCGAACTGCAACCGAGATTGGTCGTCCAGCTAATACGATCGTGCGCTTCTCTGATGAACACGACATCGACCACATCGTCATGGGCAGCCATGGACGCACCGGCATGAGTCGAATTCTCCTTGGAAGCGTCGCCGAAACAGTGATGCGCCGGTCGACGGTTCCGGTAACGGTAGTCCGGTAA
- a CDS encoding cupin domain-containing protein, producing the protein MEVIGPTDRASTEAVDGVHLALLAGGDEMNVQRFEIEPGATVPEHDHPHEQTGVVLSGTLTFVLADGTEYEIGPGDTYAIPGDEAHAAENRTDKVVTGIDVFAPPRTDPDWQD; encoded by the coding sequence ATGGAAGTCATTGGACCAACTGATCGTGCATCGACCGAAGCCGTCGACGGTGTCCACCTTGCCCTGCTTGCTGGCGGCGACGAGATGAACGTCCAGCGGTTCGAGATCGAACCGGGCGCAACCGTCCCCGAACACGACCATCCACACGAACAGACCGGCGTCGTTCTCTCGGGGACGCTCACGTTCGTCCTCGCTGACGGTACGGAATACGAGATCGGTCCCGGTGATACCTATGCCATCCCCGGCGATGAGGCTCACGCGGCAGAAAACCGAACTGACAAGGTCGTCACAGGGATCGACGTCTTCGCCCCGCCGCGGACGGATCCCGACTGGCAGGACTGA
- a CDS encoding GNAT family N-acetyltransferase, translated as MTDIRVVDSTAERQDAFAVRQTVFVEEQGVDEELEYDEHEETATHFVAYDGDEPVGAARLREPEDGLGKVERVAVLESRREQGVGEALMEAVEREAREAGMTKLKLHSQTRAMGFYVSVGFERRGEEFEEAGIPHVKMYKRIE; from the coding sequence ATGACTGACATACGAGTCGTCGACTCGACAGCCGAGCGCCAAGACGCGTTCGCAGTACGACAGACTGTCTTCGTCGAAGAACAGGGTGTCGATGAAGAGCTGGAGTACGACGAACACGAGGAGACGGCGACACATTTCGTGGCCTACGACGGCGACGAGCCAGTTGGGGCGGCACGGCTCCGCGAACCCGAAGACGGACTGGGCAAAGTCGAGCGCGTGGCTGTACTCGAATCACGCCGCGAGCAGGGCGTCGGGGAAGCGCTGATGGAGGCCGTTGAGCGCGAGGCCCGCGAAGCGGGGATGACGAAGCTCAAGCTCCACTCGCAGACGCGCGCGATGGGGTTTTACGTGTCAGTCGGGTTCGAGCGCCGCGGCGAGGAGTTCGAGGAGGCGGGGATCCCACACGTGAAGATGTACAAACGGATCGAGTGA
- a CDS encoding DUF7113 family protein: protein MLLVRGQASGTALTGTLYERGESAPTFRGAPDEGAAYVWVCDAFYEVESGGTEQQIGEETVNVAFESPMPRGFDTREQALEAAKEHVRTQFARIGVPEEKVDVELEKTEPDVPV from the coding sequence ATGTTACTGGTTCGTGGGCAGGCGAGCGGCACGGCGTTGACAGGGACGCTGTACGAGCGCGGCGAGTCGGCACCGACGTTCAGGGGGGCACCCGACGAGGGCGCCGCCTACGTCTGGGTCTGTGACGCCTTTTATGAGGTCGAGAGCGGCGGTACCGAACAGCAGATCGGCGAGGAGACGGTCAACGTCGCCTTCGAGTCGCCGATGCCCCGCGGGTTCGATACGCGCGAGCAGGCGCTCGAAGCGGCGAAAGAACACGTCCGGACGCAGTTCGCCCGGATCGGCGTCCCCGAAGAGAAAGTCGATGTCGAACTCGAAAAGACCGAACCGGACGTCCCGGTCTAG
- a CDS encoding ATP-binding protein, translating to MADLNDFDAYGGDGGGADDTAADRDAADDFERVETTPARNEDGIGTIAVSQGLRIHEDEDDSTVRAYVTKGNRSSVRIGKYLLAPYPDGETLFCRIAGLEYAQEFHADDATEIHAQRAMRQDGIDEADYKFLADLEPLAVLYDSDDGLKRRMTDRVPKPQTTVREADDTAEIKTGLKIPEDGVFLGHLAVGGEKVRTSAQPPTIDYRLKDDYEDGDPLVFRHTLIAGGTGSGKTHTAKNILRQFLADERTYRMDDGRSVTPAVVQFDPQDEYAQMHDDNPDLDAEISRRYEREGVVHGGHDDTIAFVPKVGDATYSTDDHRAEQVEFTIPFSMVRDNEWLVAGGGLNDNQYNALRHLLDRFFREYGSSGTYDQFQTFMDDPALREELNESGRVHEATFDAVNRRVRGFGAVFDQDARPITEQIERFVRPGGLTVVPTYHINNTRATETIVLAVSSLLVDQKLSNDPRYDRIKETPVVLGMDEAHNFLTDAESAQARRVIGKFTDAAKQGRKERLGLFLITQDPQDIADAVFKQINTTAVLNLGDEDAIKSVNIPANLENKVPYMEKGQMVVYSPDNSEPVEIIGLPNCLTRHG from the coding sequence ATGGCTGATCTGAACGACTTCGACGCGTACGGCGGGGACGGTGGGGGGGCGGACGACACCGCCGCCGACCGCGACGCTGCGGACGACTTCGAGCGTGTCGAGACGACGCCCGCCAGAAACGAGGACGGTATCGGAACCATCGCCGTCTCGCAGGGGCTTCGCATCCACGAGGACGAGGATGACTCGACGGTTCGGGCCTACGTCACGAAGGGGAACCGGTCGTCGGTTCGGATCGGGAAGTATCTGCTCGCGCCGTATCCGGACGGCGAGACGCTCTTCTGTCGGATTGCCGGACTGGAGTACGCCCAGGAGTTTCACGCCGACGACGCCACCGAGATCCACGCCCAGCGAGCGATGCGCCAGGACGGCATCGACGAAGCGGATTACAAGTTCCTCGCGGACCTGGAGCCACTGGCGGTCCTCTATGATAGCGATGACGGTCTCAAGCGCCGGATGACCGACCGCGTCCCGAAACCACAGACGACGGTACGAGAGGCGGACGACACGGCGGAGATCAAGACGGGACTCAAGATCCCCGAGGACGGCGTCTTTCTCGGCCATCTCGCAGTCGGTGGCGAGAAGGTCCGGACCAGCGCCCAGCCGCCGACGATCGATTACCGCCTCAAAGACGACTACGAGGACGGCGATCCGCTCGTCTTCCGGCACACCCTGATCGCCGGGGGAACAGGATCGGGCAAAACGCACACGGCAAAAAACATCCTCCGCCAGTTCCTCGCCGACGAGCGAACCTATCGGATGGACGACGGGCGCTCGGTCACGCCCGCAGTCGTTCAGTTCGACCCGCAGGACGAGTACGCCCAGATGCACGACGACAACCCCGATCTCGACGCCGAGATTTCGCGACGATACGAGCGCGAGGGAGTCGTCCACGGCGGCCACGACGACACTATCGCATTCGTTCCGAAAGTCGGTGACGCGACGTATTCGACGGACGATCACCGCGCCGAACAGGTCGAGTTCACCATCCCCTTCTCGATGGTGCGGGACAACGAGTGGCTGGTCGCTGGGGGCGGGCTCAACGACAACCAGTACAACGCGCTCCGGCATCTGCTCGATCGGTTCTTCCGGGAGTACGGTTCCAGCGGGACGTACGACCAGTTCCAGACGTTCATGGACGACCCGGCCCTTCGGGAGGAGCTCAATGAATCCGGGCGCGTCCACGAGGCGACGTTCGACGCTGTCAATCGGCGTGTTCGTGGGTTCGGGGCGGTGTTCGATCAGGACGCCCGCCCGATCACCGAACAGATCGAGCGATTCGTCCGGCCCGGCGGGCTGACGGTCGTTCCGACCTACCACATCAACAATACGCGAGCAACCGAGACGATCGTGCTCGCAGTATCGAGCCTGCTCGTCGACCAGAAGCTCTCGAACGACCCTCGCTACGACCGGATCAAGGAGACGCCGGTCGTACTTGGAATGGACGAGGCCCACAACTTCCTGACCGACGCCGAGAGTGCACAGGCCCGGCGAGTGATCGGCAAGTTCACTGACGCGGCCAAGCAGGGGCGAAAGGAACGGCTCGGTCTCTTCTTGATCACGCAGGATCCACAGGACATCGCCGACGCCGTATTCAAACAGATCAACACGACAGCCGTCCTCAACCTCGGCGACGAGGATGCGATCAAAAGCGTCAACATCCCCGCCAATCTGGAGAACAAAGTCCCCTATATGGAGAAAGGACAGATGGTCGTCTACTCGCCCGACAACTCCGAGCCGGTCGAGATCATCGGGCTACCGAACTGTCTCACCCGGCACGGGTGA